From Aegilops tauschii subsp. strangulata cultivar AL8/78 chromosome 5, Aet v6.0, whole genome shotgun sequence:
GCATCACTTGTTTGCACACCGTCTAATGACATGTGGAGGTTTCAGGACGAGTTAGTGCTTCATCGCGGTTCGGAAGGCCTTGGGAATCACCAGCATGGCAATGTCCTCGGCGTCCTTGATTTGCATGCAGAACATGAGTGGATCCTTGCTCCCTCCTCATGGCCAAGCCTTGCTCTGCGGCCAATCTTCACAGGCTTGCTCATCTCAGCGATCTTGACCTGCACAACCGCCCTCTTGAAACACCGGTTCGTCAGGATGATGTCCTCAGTGTCCTTCGTGCCAGCAATGACATGGACCCGTTGACCGGCGGTGTTCCACTCCGTCTTCATACCTTGTCAGTTCAGTGGACCACAGTAAGTAATCAACGTAGTGCCATGATGCAATGATCATACCAATGCCCAACTACAACTTAATGATCAGTGCACCGTTGTGCATCATGGCAGTTGGAGTTGGGCATTGTTGTGATGCACCATTTAGCCTTGGTCTTAGGAAGCTATACCCATGTTACAACAGTTGGAGTATTCACCGGAAGACCACCGGCTCCACGACACCAGTACAAGGTGATGCTTTTTATGGGTATTCACCGAAAGCTATAGCCAAAGCCGTTGGCGAGACAGAAGTTTGCTTCAACCTACCACACAAGGAGGATCTTCAATGCAATGAGCGACTTGGTCTTCGTGACAATGTTGATGAGGATCCATGGGCAGCGAAATGCACATGGCACAATGCAAGAATCTATGTACTTTACTTAAAGTAGATCATCAAGTATGTCTAGTTCTTCTCGGAAAAAAAGTATGTATATTTTTGTTATTTCTTTAAATATATCTAGCATCGGTGTGGTGCTTGGGACGTCGGTCGGATAATGATACTGAAGAGTCTCTTTTTTCACTTAAAACTAGTTGAACAAGAGCATTTAGATGAGAATTTAAATTATAATGGTTTAGAGGTTTATGATGCGGATGGCTCGAGGGGGAAATAGGATAGGGTTCAAACACTTGACATTTTCAATTGGTGTCCATGGGTTGGCTTCAGATCCAAGGGTTCTACAAAATGTACTTAACCATGGTTTTGAAGTACCTCTTGGTAAATTTCATCTTGTAGATTTTGGCTATACAAGCACGCCACAATTTCTTGCTCCACATCGTGGTTACCAGATATCATTTACAAGAACAAGGAAGGGCTGGTCAGAAGCCCAAAGATGACCAGGAACTATTCAACCTTCGTCATTCACAACTTTGAAATTATATTCAGAGGACTATTGGTATGCTGAAAAATATTCCTATACTAAAAGTTGTTTCATGTTGCATGTATGCAACATTTCACATTACTTGGTTCACAAAAAGATTGCATATCTGTTGCTGCTTGTGTTATTCATAATTTCACACGACTGCATAATGGAGAGATGTCCTAGCCCAACAATGCTCCTTGGAAATTCATCTACAAAGGATTGTTGCTGTACCAAACGGAGACCACAACTATCATGGAGATATTCATGCATTTAATTACTCCGAGAAGTCAGAATTCAAAAGGAGATTCTATAGCTGATGTGGATTCAATACATATCACACAGTCCTCGGAAAATGTAATATGAGATGCAAGTTCATTACCATTGCTTGAAACATTATTTGTTGATGTAAATTATTTTCTCACGCCCTGACATGATACATGAATCTTACATACGAAGCCACCACAATGAAAGTTCTACCATCTAGGTACTACCAAAATAGATTTTTGCCATCTGGGTCACTACGACTGATTAAACAGACCAAAAGTATTGCTACCTACGGAAAAAAAGCTTCACTAATGCGTGACCGCAATTGGCTGCGCACAATTTCCCTTTTAACCCAAGCCAACCGAAGAGCATTTGTAGAGAAGGATAAGAAAACTTCCCTATTCTTCTTACTTTTGAAGATATCTGCTGCCACTAAAATATCATCTACTTGCAGACCTTGTAACTTTTCGGTTGTTGTGATACACTTGGTAATGCTGCATGGATACTCCAGCTTCTTCTCCTCAATTGCAGCAAACCGATCAATTTCTTCCCGCTTCAGTTTTAGGTACCGCTCAAGGAACACATCGTCATGGTCACGTTTCTTGGTTTCTCTATGATGTACTCCATGTATCTCTAAAAATATTTGGGTGGGTCTTGGTGGGGCCTGCATATATTGCATAGGTGTAGATGAATGTGGGAGAGAATCCAAATTGCCTTCCTTGCTTAGTTTAGACTCGGCCAAAAAACGGAGAGTGTTGACAACACTAGTGCCAGCGACTGCAATTTCAAGAAGTGGACCTTAGCATTAGTGCTGCAGCCACAATAGACAAATCAAGGATACCAAAAGTTAACTAATCACATACCCTTCTCAAGAAAAACTTCGGAGAGCTcacacttggacccaaactttcccTGACGAGTGATCAAGGTCTCTTTGGTCGGTGAATCAAAGGCAGGGTCTTCAATGAGAGCATTAACAAATACCCATAGGTAGCCCTTTGCAGTATCCAAATTCATGTTAGCGTGCTTGTTTTTCCTGTTTACGATGCCCCTCAAATAGTTGGCGATTTGGTCTGCAACGTAGTCAACATGAGTTCGACCTCTTATGGTTGCAATTCCATTTACAAAACTGACCTGCAATCCAAACAAAATATCTGAGGTATACCTGTAACAACACGCTACAACAGAGTTTTGCAGGAAACATAGACCACACTAACCTGCCGAAACTAGCCTTCACTTAGACTCACACACGCCTCCCAATGATCATTTACCTTCTGGTAGTTTCTGAAAGAAAAAGAAATTTGGATGATCGGAAATAGTACTTGTCAGAGCTTTTCATGGACACACACAAACTCACAAAAACTATGCGTGCCAAACCTTGGTAGATCGGGTCCTTTGGAAGCAGAGTCAGTATAGAGTTGCACATACTCGGAGAAGCTTTTTGTTGCTACCTTCTGACCATTCAACTCAACCTTCACGGTTTTTCCAAGGGTGCCCGCCATATCGACTACTCTCTTTCTCATGAGTGCCACGACATCATCCTCGAGCTTGGTCATGTTGAACTTGGCAAGATCAGGCTTGAAGGTAACTCTGGTCCAGTTCTCAGACTGCTTGCACTTTTTAATCTCGGGCTCTGACTTCTTCCCCATGTTTTCATAGAAAACCTGCAAAAGCATTTAAGGAGGAATGTCATGATATATCATGCACTTGGTGAATTGGGTGGCTGGTCCTGAAGAATGTACAAGGGACATTAGTTAACTCTCCTGCTGAGTGTGTACTAAACCCActatatagtactccctccgtagagaaatataagagcgtttagatcactaaagtagtgatctaaacgctcttgtatttctttacagaggaagTAATATTGAGCGTACCATCTATATACAATCCTAATAGACAGTTTAAATTAGATATGTGTCTTCACGGTAAACCTAACTGCAAACTTATGTAGTCAGGTCATACAAGCAATTTTGTACTGAACCTGCCAATTTTCATCCGTTTTGCCTGTCGTAGATACTCCAATCTACTATCAAGGTCCATTTATATGGTCTAAAGAAAGAACTACAGGCCAGATTCTGAACTCTAGTGTGGTCACAACCAAACGCACGTAATTGCAGTGTCACATGGCACATCGAAAAGCAAAAATATCAAACTGTAAAACGCTCAGTCTCACCTGCTTGTACTTCTTCTGCCGGCCCATCAGCGATCTCAATGACGAATTCTGTGGAGAAGATGTTGGTGAGTTTCACACCGTAGACGTTCCACCTGCGGGTGATCTTCCGCTCGTTGTCATAGAAGAGATGGCCGAAGAACAGCTCCGGCACGTAGATGCCCTCCTGCTGATGGATCTCAACGGGTATGCCGTCTCCGTTGTTGTACACAGAGATACAGCAGCCCTCGACGTCGATGTCGACCTGGAGGGAGTCCATGGAGGGGTCGCGCTGCTTGTTGTCGGCGGCGTTGACGAGGATCTCGTCGAAGATCTTGTAGAGGGCGGGGACGTAGGTGACGCGCCGTTTCACCATGGCACCTTCCTCGTAAACCCATATCATCTGCGTGTGCTCCACGACCGATCCAACGTGGGTGTCCGGGCGCAGCAGGATGTGTTCCAGCGGCGTATTCTTCCGGTACATCTCCTCGGTGATCTCCTTGGCGCCGCTCCCCACCATGGAGTTGTGCCGCTAGGGATTTGGTGTCGGGGATTGCGGGATGTGGGGGGAGAAGGGGTGGGGTTCCAAATTTAAGTTTCGGAGTAGGGTCCTCGTGGTGGGGTCAGGGAACGGAAGGCTGAGATCCCGTGGCAATATTGCGGTTCCGgtggaaatcaaaaaggagcattgGGTTTAAGAGTTCCTTTTTAATAAATATAATAAAGCATGGACTTTACGAGTTCAAAATGGTGCGTCAAGTGGATACAAACACGATAAGCATACACCCGGCCTCTACAGGCTTATGAGTTTTAAGCTGCCAGAGCAGCACATATGGAAATGATAGTGTGTCCCTTATGTAagccctgaaggaaatatgccctagaggcaataataaagttattatttatttccttatatcatgataaatgtttattattcatgctagaattgtattaaccggaaacataatacatgtgtgaatacatagacaaacagagtgtcactagtatgcctctacttgactagctcgttgatcaaagatggttatgcttcctagccatagacacgagttgtcatttgattatcgggatcacatcattaggagaatgatgtgattgacttgacccattccgttagcttagcactcgatcgtttagtatgttgctattgctttcttcatgacttatacatgttcctatgactatgagcaactcctgtttaccggaggaacactttgtgtgctaccaaacgtcacaacgtaactgggtgattataaaggtgctctacaggtgtctccaaaggtacttgttgggttggcgtatttcgagattaggatttgtcactccaattgtcggagaggtatctctgggcccactcagtaatacacatcactctaagccttgcaagcattgtgactaatgagttagttgcgggatgatgtattacggaacgagtaaagatacttgccggtaacgagattgaactaggtatcgagataccgacgatcgaatcttgggcaagtaacataccgatgacaaagggaacaacgtatgttgttatgcggtctgaccgataaagatcttcgtagaatatgtgggaaccaatatgagcatccacgttccgctattggttattgaccggagaggtgtctcggtcatgtctacatagttctcgaacccgtagggtccgcacgcttatttttacgatgacagttatattatgagtttatatgttttgatgtaccgaaggttgttcggagtcccggatgtgatcatggacatgacgaggagtctcgaaatggtcgagacataaagattgatatattggaagcctatgtttggacatcggaagtgttccgggtgaaatcgggatttttccggagtaccgggaggttaccggaaccccccg
This genomic window contains:
- the LOC120964337 gene encoding DNA topoisomerase 2-like, whose product is MVGSGAKEITEEMYRKNTPLEHILLRPDTHVGSVVEHTQMIWVYEEGAMVKRRVTYVPALYKIFDEILVNAADNKQRDPSMDSLQVDIDVEGCCISVYNNGDGIPVEIHQQEGIYVPELFFGHLFYDNERKITRRWNVYGVKLTNIFSTEFVIEIADGPAEEVFYENMGKKSEPEIKKCKQSENWTRVTFKPDLAKFNMTKLEDDVVALMRKRVVDMAGTLGKTVKVELNGQKVATKSFSEYVQLYTDSASKGPDLPRNYQKVYLRYFVWIAGRTHVDYVADQIANYLRGIVNRKNKHANMNLDTAKGYLWVFVNALIEDPAFDSPTKETLITRQGKFGSKCELSEVFLEKVAGTSVVNTLRFLAESKLSKEGNLDSLPHSSTPMQYMQAPPRPTQIFLEIHGVHHRETKKRDHDDVFLERYLKLKREEIDRFAAIEEKKLEYPCSITKCITTTEKLQGLQVDDILVAADIFKSKKNREVFLSFSTNALRLAWVKREIVRSQLRSRISEAFFP